A window of Kribbella voronezhensis genomic DNA:
TCACCCGGGGCGCCGAACCCCTTGTAGATAAGGGGATAGGCGTCGTGTCGATTGAGCCGCCAAGGTTACTCCTGTCCATGGCATCAAGAGCGTCCTTCGCGCCTGTTCCTGAACGGCGTGGCCGGGCTGTGGCGTGGTTCAGACGGCCGTACCATGGGCCGATGCTCTTCGCTCCTGGTCAGTCGATCGTTCGTCGCGATGTCCACCGCAATGGGATGATTGCCGCGGTGGAGAGCGCGCGGGTCGTGCGTGACGACACGGAGGCGCTGGTCACCTGGACTGCGTCCGGATCGGACTGCATGCTGCGCGGCACTCGGGACGGCGCGTTGATCCGGAGGATGTCGCTGGCGGAGCGGGACCGTACGCCGTCCATGCTTTGGCCGCGGCCTTGGGAAGGCCGGCACGTGCTGATCCGCACCGAACCCGAGGCCGACCATTCGGTGTGGTGGTTCTTCGACCTGGAGATGCGGTTCGAAGGCTGGTACGTGAACCTGGAGTCCCCGGTACGCCGCTGGTCGGCCGGGACCGACATCCTCGATCATGCGCTGGACATCGTGGTCGCGCCCGATCGCAGTTGGTCCTGGAAGGACGAGGACGAGCTGGCCGAGCGTGTCGGTCATCCGGCGTACTGGACGGCGGTCGAGGCCGACCGCATCCGAGCCGCCGGCGAGCGCATCGTCGGCGACATCGAGGCCGCCCGGTTCCCGTTCGACGGCCGGTACACAGACTTCCGTCCCGACCCGTCGTGGGAACCGGCCGACCTGCCCCCGTACTGGGACGCCGAGGTGGCGTCCCGCTGATCGTCAGCGCCAGTCGCTGTTCCGGGCGTCGTCTGCTGCCGGCGGGTGCGCAGTGTTCCGAAGGGCACGCGTGTGGCGGCGTTGGGTGGCCGCCGCTCTCGGTCAGGCGCGGATCGGCGCGCTGGAGGGGTGGATGTCCTGTCGGTCGGGACACTCATGCTCACGTGATGCTGGGTCGGGCGCGTTTGGTGATGTCGGAAGGTGAATTAGGGCCTTGTGGGAATTGCGCGTCTTGGTTCGGGAATGGGGAAATGTGGCAATGGCTCAGCTGGGGGTGCCAGCTGAGCCGTTGCGGGGTGGGGAATTAGTGTGGGGCGTGAGTTGAATTCATTTGGGGAATTCGGCGACCGTGGGTTCAGTAAATCTTCAGGGAGCTTGCCGTGTCGCCGCCGCCGTGGGCGGCGGAGCTGCCGGCGGGCATGTCATGGTGGGTGCCGTTGAAGCTGGCGTCGGTCCACCAGCGGGCCAGGTGGGAACCGCGGTTCGCCCAGGAGGACATCTCGTCGTTGAACCCGTAGTCGCTGAGGTGCGCGATCGACGTACCGGACGAACTCCACTTGAGCATTCGGCCGGAATAGCTGCCGTCCTGCCACAGGCAGACCCAGCCGGACGGGCAGTCGCCGAAGACGGCCGGGGACATCGACACGTCGACACCACCCGGCATCCGCATCCAGCGGCCGTCGGCGCTCAGTTGGCCACCCTGGGCGGCCAGCTTCTGGGTCAACTGGGCGGTTCCTGTGGATGCCGGTGCCGACGTCGCGGAGGCCGGGGAAAGGCTGATGGAAAATGCCGCGGCCGAAGCGGCGACGAGAGCCAAGGTAATTCGGGTTTTAGTCATGACTGACTCCTAGCGAGGGGCGGATACTAGAAACAGATAGTGCGCGAAGGACCACCGTCCGTCAACCAGTCACGCGGAAATTCTAGGTTCCGTCATTCCTTGGCAGCGTGTGTTTCGTTAAAATTCAGCCGCTGGAGGGTTATTCGCCGGTTCGGCCGTCGGTGGCTTCTCGGAGGAGGTCCAGGTGGCCGAGGTGCCGGGCGGTTTCCTCGATCAGGTGGGTGACGGCGTAGCGGAGGGTGAAGGTCATTCCGGGGGATTTGGCCGGGGTGTCCAGGGAGTGCGCGGCGGTGATTGCGCGGGAGCGGGCGCATTCGGCCTGGTAGTCGGCGACGATGGCGGTGAGGGTGTCGTCGGGGTCCAGTCGGAAGTTGCCGTGCGGGTTCTCGTCGGTCCACGGCCAGTCGACGTCCTCGGCGGCGAAATCGATGGCGAACCAGAAGCGTTCGACGCCGGTCAGGTGCTTCACCAGGCCGGCCGCAGTGAGGTCGGTGGTTCCGATCGGTCGTGCGAAAGCTTGCTCGTCGGTGAGGCCTGAGACCTTGTACGCCACGGTCTGGCGCAGAAAATCGAGCATGCCGCTCAGGGTCGCCCGCTCGTCCGCGCTTTCCGGCGGTCGCACTCGTTCGTCCATGGGAGACAACGTACGGCGATCGGCGGGTCTTGAGGTGGCTGGCAAAGTTGCGGTGGAGCGTTGAAAGTGCGGCCGTCGTGCGCATCAATGGGGAGGTGACTACCTACCGCAGCGAGGTGTTGACCGGCGCAGTACTGGGTCCGCTGGTGGTCTGCGCACTGCTGAGCCCGTTCCGGAACAGTTTCGACAACGCCAACGCGGCGTTGTTGCTGGTGCTGCTGATCGTCGCCGTCGCGTCCTTCGGGATCAGGCCGGCAGGGGTGGTCGCTGCTGTCTCGAGTGCGGTGTGGTTCGACTTCTTCCTCACCGTTCCGTTCAACCGGCTGACGATCGACGACAGTGCCGACGTCGAGGCCACGATTCTGCTCGTCGTGATCGGCGCCGCGGTTACCGAGATCGCCATCTGGGGCCGTAGGCAACAAGCTCGGGCGAGTCGCCAGAAGGGCTACCTGGATGGGGTTCTGACCGCATCCCATGCCGCGGCGCAAGGGGCATCGGTGAAGGACCTGATCGACCAGGTGGAGGCGGAGCTGGTCGCAGTACTACGGATCGATCGCGCGCGATTCGTTGCCGGCGACAAGCGACCTCATGCGCCGCAGCTGAACCACGACGGTTCCGTCTCGCGAGGCGGCCAGGTGCTGAAGGTCGAGCGAGACGGGCTGCCAACCAACGCCGAGATCGAGTTGGTCGTCCAGCACGCCGGTACGACGAGGGGCCGCTTCCTGCTCACCGCGGCCGCCAGAATCACCCGCCCCGACCTCGAACAACGCCTGGTCGCCGTAGCCCTCGCCGACCTGGTCGGCGCCGCCCTCGCCGGCCAGCCCGCCACCCCCTGAACCGGCCGCCCGGAAGAACCACCCCCGGCCGGCCCCGGCGCCGTACTTGCCCATACAGGTACGGCGCCGCTCCTGCGCGGAACGTCGATTGCGTCGGTCTGGTGCTTACGTCCCCGCCGCGGTCTCTCGTAGGTGCTCCAAAGAGAGGAACAGCAGTTCCTCAGCAGTTTGCAAAGATGCCTCGTCGGACACACGACAGGTAACGGCGTACTTGGCCTGTTGGAGCTCACCAACCGTCGGTCCGTGGAGTGCCTTTGGTACCTGCTCGTACTGGAGTGCGAAATCGACCTTGCCGGTCCAATGCGGGTAGGCGATCGCGCCTGTGGGCCGGTCCAGAAGGGTGTCGTGGATCCTGAAGTAGTTGGTCGGAACACCCGATTGGTTGACTGCAGGGACTGCGACCGCGGACATGAACCTGGCGCTCCTCACGAGTCGGTGGAGATACGTGGCGATCACGGGAGCGCGTTCGTCGATCAGTTGGGACAAGTCGAAACGCTGTTCAGGCGGGGGGTGTGGGGTCCTTGCGGCGGTGCGTGCAGCGATAGCGCTGCCTCGCCAGCTCTTAGATAGGCGTGCGCCTGGCGGTCCCAGACGGAGATTCCTGCCAGCTCGTACCTTTTCCACCCTGTCGCGTTCACCGATCCCAGAAGGGCGTGCTCCTCCTGGGTCACCGTGCAGGCGACAGCGTGCTTCGCCAGGAAGGCCGTGAGACGGTCCCCGGTCCACGGGACCCCAGCGATGAGCTGGGTGATGATCCAGCTCCTCTCCCAGACATGTTCGTGCTGGATGTGGGCCGGGACGTGAAGGTTGCGCGCACCGTCGGTGACATATCGGAGGTTGTACTTGGGATGAGGTGTCATCCCTGCCGCCTCCGTGTACTTCCAAACCGCTGTGTCGATCAGCTGACGGCGATGCCTCTCGCGGACATCGGGCAGGGCGAGGAGAGTGCCCATCGCCAGTACCAGGCTCGCCTTGTCCTTGTCCAGGCTCGTCGGCGAGATGTACCGGTTGTCCACTTGCTTGAGCAGGTCGGTGTTGAGCGCCGTCTCAGTACGCCGCCAAGGACGGGTTGCCCTGGGACTTCCAGGCCAAGATGTCGAGGAGGCGTACTTGACTGAGTCGGCCTGGGGTGTCGGTGGCTGCGTCGAGTTGAGCGAACTCGGACGGCTGGTCACGGATGTCGTTGGCGATCGCGGTGGTGATTGCGGTCATGTAGTCGGCCCATGATCGCTTCTTGGCGCGAGGGACTGGAGCCTGGTCGCCGACGTAGCAAGCGCGGACCCACTTGTCATGCAGAACCAGGCATTGCGGAGCCTTGCGGTGCAGGATCTTCGAGAGCGTCGTGGCTTTCACGCCGCGTGGTCGGTTTTGCGAGTCGTCGAGTACTCCGTACAGCGGCCTCACCGTCGCTGCGATTTGTAGGTCGTCGAGGTCTGCCAGCGGGTGCTGCAGATGGCTGCTCGCAAGTCCTTCGTTGAGGGCAGGCTTTATGCGCTGCAAACCGTAGAAGGCGCGGATGGAGAGGCCGACATTCAGTAGCACCGGCGCGAGGAGGTCTGCGTCGGTGAGCTGATTCGGGAGGTTGTTGTCTCGCTCGTAGTCGTCGTACGCGGGGTACGCGTACGGGCTCGAGCGGGTCTTGTTGTTCTCGGCGTCGGTGTAGTCGCGTAACCAGTCGACGGCGGTCTCCAGAGCGATGCGGACCTTGCCGATGTGGATCTCTTCTGCTGTTTTCCCACCCATGCCCGGCGACACTAGTGGCCGGCGTCGGAGGGGTGAAGGGGGCGGCACTCCGGGTTGAGTCGCTGGTTTGGGGTGGGTGGCTCATGCTTGGCCGGTGATGGATGGGGAGATTGAGCAGCGGGTTGTGGGGATGGCGGTTCGGGCTGGGTTTCCGGTGCCGAAGGTGGTCAGGGCGCAATCGGATGAGGACGGGCGGTACGTCGTACTGATGCCGCGGAGTTCGGATGGGGTGTTGATGTATGTGACGCCTGAGGGGGCTGCGTTGCCGGGGGAGGTGCTGGATCTGGTGTTTCTTCAGGAGTATGTGATGGCGCAACTTGGGTTGCGGCAGCATCGGGCGGTGTTGCCGGTGATCGTCGGGGTGCCGATCGTGGCGATGGGGATCGTGCTGAACTTCTTGGTGGGGGCCATGGTCGCGATCGTGGTGACGGTGGTGGCGATTCCGGTGGTCTGGAGCGGGTACGAGGCGGTCTGGAATCGGCGGTTCATGCGGCGGGTGGATCGGCGGCTGGCGGAGCTGATGGGGGCCGAGGGGTTCCGGACGGCGCTTGGGCAGTTGGCGGGGAGCCGGGAGTGGGAGCGGGGCTTCGGGTGGCTGTATCTGGGGGCTCCGCCGTTGCCGCCGGAGCGGTTGCGGTGGGTGCAGAACGCCGGGTGAAACGCGGAGCTGGTTGGCGTGCGCAACCGTTTGCGCCCGGCGGGTTCCGGTTGGGGAACACCTAGCTGATCCTCAGGCGTTGTTAAGGGTTGGCCCGTAGTATCGGGACACGGCCCACAGCGGGTCGACAGTTGGGTCATCAGGAGGATGACATGCAGAGGAGCAGTAACCCGGTCCTGAACCGGTCGAGTGCGTTTGCGCCTGGCCAAGGCCAGGCTTACCCCGGGGCGGCTCCGTACGGTCAACCGGGCCCCTACGGTCAGCCCGGCCAGTACGGCGGACCCGGTATGCCCCCGCAGCAGTACCAGGGCGCGCCGGCGGCCAGCCGACCCATGACCTTGGACGACGTCATCGTGAAGACCGCCGTGACGCTGGGTGTGGTCGTCGCGGCCGCCGCCGTCTCGTGGTGGATGGTCCCGACGAGCCTGGTGACGCCGGTGTTCCTTGCCGGTCTGCTTGGTGCCTTCGTGATCGGGATGGTGTTGTCCTTCTCGCGCAAGGTCAACCCCGCACTGGTGATGGTCTACGCCGTGCTCGAGGGCGCATTCCTCGGAATCGGCAGCAAGTTCATCGCGAACTGGGTCGGCGACCCGACGATCGTCGTGCAGGCCGTGCTGGCCACGATGGTGACGGCGGGGCTGACGCTCGCGACGTACAAGTACTTCAACATCAAGGTCACGCCGCGGTTCACCCGGATGGTCGTCGTCGCGACGATGGGCTTCGCCGGCGTGGTGCTGATCAACCTGGTGCTCAGCCTCTTCGGCATCGGTACCGGGATCGCCGGGATGGGCGCGATGGGCCTGCTGTTCGCGGCGATCGGTGCCGGTCTGGCGGTGTTCAACCTGATCCTCGACTTCGACATGATCGAGCAGGGTGTGCGCGCCGGAGCCCCGCAGAACGAGGCCTGGCGGGCCGCGTTCGGTCTGACCGTCACGCTGGTCTGGCTGTACTGGAACCTGCTGCGGATCCTCGCCATCCTGCGCGGGAACTGATCGAGCGGGACTGAGTCCCAGACACTGGTACGACGAAGGGGCCGATCCTCCACCTGGAGGGTCGGCCCCTTTCGTTGTCCACGGTCTTGGCGCCGGGCGCCTGTCCACCGCCGGTATGCCGGTGGTCGCCTGCCCACCGGTCTGTCCGGTACGGCGCGCAGATGCTCGAGCGGGCCTGGGTGATTACTTGCCCGGTGGTCTGTCGGTGGGCGCTGGCACGATGAGGCCATGACTACCGCGTGGACGATGACAGTTGACTGCACTGATCCGGCCGGGCAGGCCGACTTTTGGTGCCTCGCGCTCGGTTACCGGCTGGCGGACCCGCCGCGAGGCTGGGACAGCTGGGAGGACTGGCTCACCGACCAGGGCGTGCCAGAGGACGAGTGGAACGACGGAGCAAACATCTCCGATCCCGCGGGGGTGCGGCCGTCGATTTCCTTCCTGAAGGTGCCCGAGCCGCGGACGGTGAAGAACCGGCTGCATCTCGATCTTCAGGTCAGCGGCGGGCGGGACCAGCCGAGTGGCG
This region includes:
- a CDS encoding DUF402 domain-containing protein; the encoded protein is MLFAPGQSIVRRDVHRNGMIAAVESARVVRDDTEALVTWTASGSDCMLRGTRDGALIRRMSLAERDRTPSMLWPRPWEGRHVLIRTEPEADHSVWWFFDLEMRFEGWYVNLESPVRRWSAGTDILDHALDIVVAPDRSWSWKDEDELAERVGHPAYWTAVEADRIRAAGERIVGDIEAARFPFDGRYTDFRPDPSWEPADLPPYWDAEVASR
- a CDS encoding peptidase inhibitor family I36 protein, giving the protein MTKTRITLALVAASAAAFSISLSPASATSAPASTGTAQLTQKLAAQGGQLSADGRWMRMPGGVDVSMSPAVFGDCPSGWVCLWQDGSYSGRMLKWSSSGTSIAHLSDYGFNDEMSSWANRGSHLARWWTDASFNGTHHDMPAGSSAAHGGGDTASSLKIY
- a CDS encoding DinB family protein, with amino-acid sequence MDERVRPPESADERATLSGMLDFLRQTVAYKVSGLTDEQAFARPIGTTDLTAAGLVKHLTGVERFWFAIDFAAEDVDWPWTDENPHGNFRLDPDDTLTAIVADYQAECARSRAITAAHSLDTPAKSPGMTFTLRYAVTHLIEETARHLGHLDLLREATDGRTGE
- a CDS encoding DUF4118 domain-containing protein; translation: MRINGEVTTYRSEVLTGAVLGPLVVCALLSPFRNSFDNANAALLLVLLIVAVASFGIRPAGVVAAVSSAVWFDFFLTVPFNRLTIDDSADVEATILLVVIGAAVTEIAIWGRRQQARASRQKGYLDGVLTASHAAAQGASVKDLIDQVEAELVAVLRIDRARFVAGDKRPHAPQLNHDGSVSRGGQVLKVERDGLPTNAEIELVVQHAGTTRGRFLLTAAARITRPDLEQRLVAVALADLVGAALAGQPATP
- a CDS encoding DUF6308 family protein; protein product: MGGKTAEEIHIGKVRIALETAVDWLRDYTDAENNKTRSSPYAYPAYDDYERDNNLPNQLTDADLLAPVLLNVGLSIRAFYGLQRIKPALNEGLASSHLQHPLADLDDLQIAATVRPLYGVLDDSQNRPRGVKATTLSKILHRKAPQCLVLHDKWVRACYVGDQAPVPRAKKRSWADYMTAITTAIANDIRDQPSEFAQLDAATDTPGRLSQVRLLDILAWKSQGNPSLAAY
- a CDS encoding Bax inhibitor-1/YccA family protein, with product MQRSSNPVLNRSSAFAPGQGQAYPGAAPYGQPGPYGQPGQYGGPGMPPQQYQGAPAASRPMTLDDVIVKTAVTLGVVVAAAAVSWWMVPTSLVTPVFLAGLLGAFVIGMVLSFSRKVNPALVMVYAVLEGAFLGIGSKFIANWVGDPTIVVQAVLATMVTAGLTLATYKYFNIKVTPRFTRMVVVATMGFAGVVLINLVLSLFGIGTGIAGMGAMGLLFAAIGAGLAVFNLILDFDMIEQGVRAGAPQNEAWRAAFGLTVTLVWLYWNLLRILAILRGN
- a CDS encoding VOC family protein, encoding MTTAWTMTVDCTDPAGQADFWCLALGYRLADPPRGWDSWEDWLTDQGVPEDEWNDGANISDPAGVRPSISFLKVPEPRTVKNRLHLDLQVSGGRDQPSGVREERIRQKAAELIEAGATVVHEAEQNGKLDHLWMADPEGNDFCVV